The Leptolyngbya sp. CCY15150 DNA window TGAATGGCACTGAAGAGAATGACGCCTTGGATGGCGGCGAAGGGGATGACACCCTAAATGGCGGCGGTGGGGACGATCGCCTCTTGGGGGGCGAGGGTAACGATACTTTGAATGGCGGTACCGGTAATGACATCTTAAATGGCGGCACCGGGGACGATCGCCTCTTGGGGGGCGAGGGAAATGA harbors:
- a CDS encoding calcium-binding protein, which translates into the protein NGTEENDALDGGEGDDTLNGGGGDDRLLGGEGNDTLNGGTGNDILNGGTGDDRLLGGEGNDRLIGGDGNDTLNGGTEDDRLVGGSGNDILLGGDGSDRLLGEVGNDRLL